A genomic region of Raphanus sativus cultivar WK10039 chromosome 6, ASM80110v3, whole genome shotgun sequence contains the following coding sequences:
- the LOC108834996 gene encoding NAC domain-containing protein 105 isoform X1, which yields MMGPVDQESSIPPGFRFHPTDEELVGYYLKKKVASQSIDLDVIREIDLYKIEPWDLQERCRIGYEEQKEWYFFSHKDKKYPTGTRTNRATMAGFWKATGRDKAVYLNSKLIGMRKTLVFYRGRAPNGQKSDWIIHEYYSLESHQNAPPQQEEGWVVCRAFKKRTTTVPTKKRQLWDPNCFLYDDATLLEPLDKNVLIKRAKHNTDGLAVTPFKQELPFEANQIIDDGLFGSMYLKSMGDDELSQLPQLESPSLASDKLPETISRVGEDEVGAEKRMTDWRALDKFVASQFLMSGEE from the exons ATGATGGGGCCGGTGGATCAAGAGTCGTCTATACCGCCTGGTTTTAGGTTTCATCCGACAGATGAAGAGCTTGTTGGATATTACCTCAAGAAGAAAGTCGCATCCCAAAGTATTGATCTGGATGTTATCAGAGAAATTGATCTCTACAAGATCGAACCATGGGATTTACAAG AGAGATGCAGGATAGGGTACGAGGAGCAAAAAGAGTGGTACTTTTTCAGCCACAAAGACAAGAAGTATCCGACTGGGACGAGGACTAACCGAGCCACCATGGCTGGTTTCTGGAAAGCCACAGGCCGGGACAAGGCCGTTTACCTCAACTCCAAACTAATTGGTATGAGAAAGACTCTCGTCTTTTACCGTGGTCGAGCTCCAAACGGCCAAAAATCCGACTGGATCATCCATGAATACTACAGCCTAGAATCCCACCAGAACGCTCCTCCGCAG CAGGAAGAAGGATGGGTGGTGTGTAGAGCATTTAAGAAACGAACGACGACCgtaccaacaaaaaaaagacaactttGGGATCCAAACTGTTTCCTATACGACGACGCTACCCTCTTGGAACCTCTCGACAAGAACGTCCTCATCAAGCGCGCCAAACATAACACTGATGGTCTAGCGGTCACACCGTTTAAGCAAGAACTACCCTTTGAGGCCAACCAAATCATCGATGATGGACTCTTTGGCTCTATGTACCTCAAATCCATGGGTGATGATGAATTATCTCAGCTTCCTCAGCTAGAGAGCCCCTCTCTTGCCTCAGACAAGTTGCCGGAAACAATTAGCCGCGTGGGGGAAGATGAGGTTGGCGCCGAGAAGAGGATGA
- the LOC108834996 gene encoding NAC domain-containing protein 105 isoform X2, with the protein MMGPVDQESSIPPGFRFHPTDEELVGYYLKKKVASQSIDLDVIREIDLYKIEPWDLQERCRIGYEEQKEWYFFSHKDKKYPTGTRTNRATMAGFWKATGRDKAVYLNSKLIGMRKTLVFYRGRAPNGQKSDWIIHEYYSLESHQNAPPQEEGWVVCRAFKKRTTTVPTKKRQLWDPNCFLYDDATLLEPLDKNVLIKRAKHNTDGLAVTPFKQELPFEANQIIDDGLFGSMYLKSMGDDELSQLPQLESPSLASDKLPETISRVGEDEVGAEKRMTDWRALDKFVASQFLMSGEE; encoded by the exons ATGATGGGGCCGGTGGATCAAGAGTCGTCTATACCGCCTGGTTTTAGGTTTCATCCGACAGATGAAGAGCTTGTTGGATATTACCTCAAGAAGAAAGTCGCATCCCAAAGTATTGATCTGGATGTTATCAGAGAAATTGATCTCTACAAGATCGAACCATGGGATTTACAAG AGAGATGCAGGATAGGGTACGAGGAGCAAAAAGAGTGGTACTTTTTCAGCCACAAAGACAAGAAGTATCCGACTGGGACGAGGACTAACCGAGCCACCATGGCTGGTTTCTGGAAAGCCACAGGCCGGGACAAGGCCGTTTACCTCAACTCCAAACTAATTGGTATGAGAAAGACTCTCGTCTTTTACCGTGGTCGAGCTCCAAACGGCCAAAAATCCGACTGGATCATCCATGAATACTACAGCCTAGAATCCCACCAGAACGCTCCTCCGCAG GAAGAAGGATGGGTGGTGTGTAGAGCATTTAAGAAACGAACGACGACCgtaccaacaaaaaaaagacaactttGGGATCCAAACTGTTTCCTATACGACGACGCTACCCTCTTGGAACCTCTCGACAAGAACGTCCTCATCAAGCGCGCCAAACATAACACTGATGGTCTAGCGGTCACACCGTTTAAGCAAGAACTACCCTTTGAGGCCAACCAAATCATCGATGATGGACTCTTTGGCTCTATGTACCTCAAATCCATGGGTGATGATGAATTATCTCAGCTTCCTCAGCTAGAGAGCCCCTCTCTTGCCTCAGACAAGTTGCCGGAAACAATTAGCCGCGTGGGGGAAGATGAGGTTGGCGCCGAGAAGAGGATGA